A genomic window from Methanobacterium sp. BRmetb2 includes:
- the acs gene encoding acetate--CoA ligase: MTQDTTVLLDERRIFKPNKDVVEKAHVKNWEAEREKGKDIEKYWEEKAEQFEWFKKYDKVLDDSNKPFYKWFVNGKINMAYNAVDRWIHTEKRNQVAILYVNERGKEKKVTYYELYREVNKLANAFKNLGVKKGDTVSTYLPMCPELIITLLACTKIGAVHSVVYSGLSVGAFVERVNDAKAKIVVTADGTYRRGKIIDLKKISDEAVLRCPTIETIVVVNHTGSPIKISELSGREIFYERLIEGEPSECEPEHMDAEDPLFILYTSGSTGKPKGVMHTTAGYMVGVATTLKYIFDIHEDDLWWCTGDIGWITGHSYVLYGPLLLGTTTVVYEGAPDYPDPGVWWNLVERYGVTKFYTAPTAIRHLMRFGNRYPNLYDLSSLKILGTVGEPINPEAWIWYYKNVGKEKTPIMDTWWQTETGMHLISPLPAAPLKPGSATKPFPGIEADVVDEYGKSVPLGKGGLLVIKTPWPSMFRTLYNDEQRFLDVYWNDVPGGVYSAGDMARKDEDGYFWIQGRSDDVLKIAGHRVGTSEVESAFVSHPAVAEAGVIGKSDPIKGEVIKAFLILREGNKLNTQLIEELARHVRYELGPVAVLGEMEQVEKLPKTRSGKIMRRILRAKEEGKDLGDTSTLEE; encoded by the coding sequence ATGACTCAAGACACAACAGTTCTTCTTGATGAAAGAAGAATTTTCAAGCCAAATAAAGATGTAGTTGAGAAAGCACACGTTAAAAATTGGGAAGCTGAGAGAGAAAAAGGAAAAGATATTGAAAAATATTGGGAAGAGAAGGCTGAACAATTCGAATGGTTTAAAAAATATGATAAAGTGCTTGATGATAGTAATAAACCCTTTTATAAGTGGTTCGTAAATGGAAAAATAAATATGGCTTATAATGCGGTGGACCGATGGATTCACACTGAAAAAAGAAATCAAGTGGCCATATTATACGTCAATGAAAGAGGAAAAGAGAAAAAAGTTACTTACTATGAATTATACCGTGAAGTAAATAAATTAGCCAATGCATTTAAAAATTTGGGAGTAAAAAAGGGAGATACAGTATCAACATATCTCCCTATGTGTCCTGAACTGATTATTACACTCTTAGCATGTACCAAAATTGGGGCTGTGCACAGCGTCGTATATTCTGGTTTAAGTGTTGGGGCTTTTGTAGAGAGAGTAAATGATGCTAAAGCCAAAATAGTGGTAACTGCTGATGGAACATATAGAAGAGGGAAAATAATTGATTTAAAGAAAATATCGGATGAAGCAGTATTACGGTGCCCAACTATAGAAACCATAGTTGTTGTAAACCATACTGGAAGCCCCATAAAAATATCAGAGTTAAGTGGAAGGGAGATATTTTATGAACGTTTAATTGAAGGAGAACCCTCCGAGTGTGAACCTGAACATATGGACGCAGAAGATCCTTTATTTATATTATATACCTCTGGAAGTACAGGCAAACCTAAGGGAGTTATGCATACCACAGCAGGATATATGGTGGGTGTTGCAACCACTTTAAAATATATTTTTGACATACATGAAGATGATTTATGGTGGTGTACTGGAGATATTGGTTGGATTACAGGTCACAGTTATGTATTATACGGACCACTCCTTTTAGGAACTACTACTGTGGTTTATGAAGGAGCACCAGATTACCCGGACCCAGGAGTATGGTGGAATTTAGTGGAAAGATACGGAGTAACCAAATTTTACACAGCACCAACAGCTATACGCCATTTAATGCGATTTGGTAACCGTTATCCGAATTTATATGATTTATCTTCCCTTAAGATACTGGGAACTGTTGGAGAACCAATAAATCCCGAGGCATGGATATGGTATTATAAAAATGTGGGCAAAGAGAAAACACCAATTATGGACACTTGGTGGCAGACTGAAACTGGAATGCACCTAATCTCTCCGTTACCAGCTGCACCATTAAAACCAGGATCAGCAACTAAACCATTTCCAGGAATAGAAGCTGATGTTGTTGATGAATATGGAAAATCAGTACCCCTGGGTAAGGGCGGTTTGCTGGTAATTAAAACTCCGTGGCCTTCCATGTTCCGGACGCTTTATAATGATGAACAGAGATTCTTAGATGTATACTGGAACGATGTTCCTGGAGGAGTTTACAGTGCAGGGGACATGGCTCGAAAAGACGAAGACGGATACTTTTGGATTCAGGGCCGTTCCGATGATGTCCTAAAAATTGCTGGTCATAGAGTTGGAACTTCAGAAGTTGAATCTGCTTTTGTAAGTCACCCTGCTGTGGCAGAAGCTGGTGTAATTGGTAAATCTGATCCCATTAAAGGGGAAGTTATTAAAGCATTCCTTATATTAAGAGAAGGAAACAAGTTGAACACCCAGTTAATCGAAGAACTAGCAAGACATGTGAGATATGAATTAGGACCTGTTGCAGTTCTAGGTGAGATGGAACAAGTAGAGAAACTTCCGAAAACCAGAAGTGGTAAGATTATGAGGAGGATTTTGAGAGCAAAAGAAGAAGGAAAAGATTTAGGCGATACATCTACATTAGAAGAATAA
- a CDS encoding thermosome subunit, with protein sequence MAQLGGPGQPVLILPEGTNRFLGRDAQRMNIFAGKVLAETIRTTLGPKGMDKMLVDSLGDIVVTNDGVTILREMDIEHPAAKMLVEVAKTQEDEVGDGTTTAVIIAGELLKKAEDLLEMDIHPTVIAMGYRQAALKAMEILNKITIDADDRETLMNVAMTAMTGKGSEKAKEPLAKLVVDAVMQVEEEGEVDKDNINIHRIQGAVVDDSQIVNGVVVDKSRADPSMPKKVENAKIALLKYPIEVKDLETDAKIKLTDPSQMQAFIENEEQMIKDMVQKVVDSGANILFCQKGIDDLAQHYLAREGILAVKRVKKSDMTRLEKATGAQLVTNIDDLDSDSLGEAGLVYEKKIFDEVMIFVEDCAEPKAVSIIIRGSTRHVAEELERALEDAIGVVAATIEDKKVVIGGGAPEIAISKELKDYASSISGREQLAVAAFAEALEVVPKTLAENAGLDSIDSLVDLRAAQETSPYMGLDVFKGEVADMKVAGVVEPHRVKKQAIQSAAEAAEMILRIDDVIATTGTGSAPDMEGMEGMGGMGGMGGMGGMPGGMPPMM encoded by the coding sequence ATGGCACAATTAGGTGGCCCAGGCCAACCAGTTTTAATATTACCAGAAGGTACTAATAGATTCTTAGGACGAGACGCTCAAAGAATGAACATATTCGCGGGAAAAGTTCTTGCAGAAACAATTAGAACAACTTTAGGCCCAAAAGGAATGGACAAAATGCTAGTTGATTCCTTAGGCGATATTGTGGTAACTAATGACGGTGTTACCATTCTCAGAGAAATGGACATAGAACATCCAGCAGCCAAGATGCTGGTAGAAGTGGCCAAAACCCAGGAAGACGAAGTAGGGGATGGAACCACAACTGCAGTTATAATCGCTGGAGAATTATTAAAAAAAGCAGAGGATTTACTGGAAATGGACATCCATCCTACAGTAATTGCTATGGGTTACAGACAAGCAGCTCTAAAGGCAATGGAAATCTTAAATAAAATTACAATCGATGCTGATGATCGTGAAACTCTAATGAATGTGGCCATGACTGCTATGACAGGAAAAGGAAGCGAAAAAGCTAAAGAACCGTTAGCAAAGCTTGTTGTCGATGCAGTAATGCAAGTTGAAGAAGAAGGTGAAGTTGATAAGGATAATATTAATATTCACAGGATTCAAGGGGCAGTTGTAGATGATTCTCAGATTGTAAATGGTGTTGTTGTAGATAAAAGTAGAGCAGATCCTTCCATGCCTAAAAAAGTAGAAAATGCTAAGATTGCTTTACTCAAATACCCAATTGAAGTAAAAGATCTTGAAACTGATGCTAAAATCAAATTAACTGATCCATCACAGATGCAAGCTTTCATTGAAAATGAAGAACAAATGATCAAAGACATGGTTCAAAAAGTTGTTGATTCTGGTGCCAATATTTTATTCTGTCAGAAAGGTATAGATGACCTGGCACAACATTACTTAGCAAGAGAGGGTATTTTAGCTGTTAAAAGAGTTAAAAAATCCGATATGACCCGTCTCGAAAAAGCTACCGGTGCACAATTGGTAACTAACATTGACGATTTAGATTCAGATTCATTAGGAGAAGCTGGATTAGTATATGAAAAGAAAATCTTCGATGAAGTTATGATATTTGTAGAAGACTGTGCAGAACCTAAAGCTGTATCTATAATAATCAGAGGAAGCACTAGACATGTTGCAGAAGAACTGGAAAGAGCTCTCGAGGATGCAATAGGTGTTGTAGCTGCTACTATTGAGGATAAAAAGGTTGTAATTGGTGGAGGTGCTCCAGAAATTGCAATTTCTAAAGAATTAAAAGATTATGCATCTTCTATTAGTGGAAGAGAACAGCTTGCTGTTGCAGCCTTTGCTGAGGCACTGGAAGTAGTTCCCAAAACATTAGCTGAAAATGCTGGTTTGGATAGTATAGATTCTCTCGTGGATCTAAGAGCCGCACAGGAGACTTCTCCTTATATGGGACTTGATGTCTTTAAAGGTGAAGTTGCTGACATGAAAGTTGCTGGAGTGGTGGAACCTCATCGAGTTAAAAAACAGGCAATTCAATCTGCAGCAGAGGCAGCTGAAATGATTCTCAGAATTGATGATGTCATTGCAACCACCGGTACTGGAAGTGCCCCTGACATGGAGGGTATGGAAGGAATGGGTGGAATGGGTGGAATGGGTGGAATGGGTGGAATGCCTGGTGGAATGCCGCCCATGATGTGA
- a CDS encoding MBL fold metallo-hydrolase: MKADAKKISDGVYWVGVFDWDLRTYHGYTLKGTTYNAYLVFGSDKVVLIDNTYPGTFPQMLGRIMDAFEKEGKELSIDLIVQNHVEKDHSGALVEIHNKFPEAPIYCTQKAVDGLKNHYTALENVDFNVVKTGDSLDIGGKQLAFLEAPLLHWPDSMFTLLLEDGILFSNDAFGQHLCVMERLDSEISEDIVMDAAQKFFANLITPFAPLVLRKFEEVKSLGLLEKIKIIAPSHGQIWTEPMKIIEAYTNWSTGQCKDKVTIIYDTMHQSTQRMAHAFAEGIMAQDVDVVMFFLHEDERSEIVKEILDSKAILFGSPTIFNGPYPSTGDLIYYLNGLTFNRTGSKKLAITFGSKGWGGGATRKLAEDLEKCGFEIFDKYEVNYVPTETELEECYLLGKKLANEVKGS; this comes from the coding sequence ATGAAAGCAGATGCTAAAAAAATTTCAGATGGAGTTTATTGGGTTGGTGTTTTTGATTGGGATTTGAGAACCTATCATGGATATACATTGAAAGGAACAACTTATAATGCCTATTTAGTTTTTGGTTCCGATAAAGTTGTTTTAATAGACAACACTTATCCTGGAACATTCCCACAAATGTTGGGAAGGATTATGGATGCTTTTGAAAAGGAAGGTAAAGAGTTAAGTATTGATTTAATAGTCCAAAATCATGTGGAAAAAGATCATAGTGGAGCTTTGGTGGAAATTCATAATAAATTCCCAGAAGCTCCCATATACTGTACTCAAAAAGCTGTAGATGGATTAAAAAATCATTATACTGCTCTTGAAAATGTTGATTTCAATGTAGTTAAAACAGGCGACTCTTTAGACATAGGTGGAAAACAACTTGCATTTTTAGAAGCACCTCTGCTTCACTGGCCAGATAGTATGTTCACTTTATTATTGGAAGATGGAATATTATTTTCTAACGATGCCTTTGGACAACATTTATGTGTTATGGAACGTTTAGATAGTGAGATTAGTGAAGATATTGTGATGGACGCTGCTCAAAAGTTTTTTGCTAATTTGATCACACCGTTTGCACCCTTGGTCTTAAGGAAGTTTGAAGAGGTGAAAAGTTTAGGTTTACTGGAAAAAATTAAAATTATTGCCCCGTCGCATGGCCAAATCTGGACAGAACCAATGAAGATCATTGAAGCTTATACAAACTGGTCTACAGGTCAGTGTAAAGATAAGGTTACAATCATTTATGATACAATGCATCAGTCTACACAAAGAATGGCACATGCATTTGCTGAAGGAATTATGGCTCAAGATGTTGATGTAGTCATGTTCTTTTTACATGAGGATGAACGCAGTGAAATTGTCAAAGAAATTTTGGACAGTAAAGCAATCTTGTTTGGCAGTCCCACAATATTTAACGGCCCATATCCAAGTACTGGTGATCTGATATACTATTTAAATGGATTAACTTTCAATCGGACAGGTTCTAAAAAATTAGCCATTACATTCGGTTCAAAAGGATGGGGTGGTGGAGCAACCCGCAAACTTGCAGAAGATTTAGAAAAATGTGGCTTTGAAATATTCGATAAATATGAAGTTAACTACGTGCCTACCGAAACTGAACTGGAAGAATGTTATTTACTTGGCAAAAAACTGGCAAATGAGGTTAAAGGCAGTTAA
- the aspS gene encoding aspartate--tRNA(Asn) ligase, with the protein MTYSLGNWRRTHYSKNVDSELEGETITLMGWVHEIRDLGGIIFVLLRDRDGIIQITAPSKKISPELFEEIRKLKKESVIAFRGKVQESPKAPGGVEIIPEELRVLNESKLPLPLDPTEKVRAEIDTRLDSRFLDLRKQGVSAVFKVKSRMLHSVRVFLEKNGFIEVNTPKLVASATEGGTELFPITYFEREAFLGQSPQLYKQIMMSAGFDKVYEIAPIFRAEEHDTLRHLNEVISIDIESSFSNEKDVMDTLENLVKTALKDVLDHCSKDLEVLGVDLQIPEGSFQRIDYDEVVDLVNSKGVQMRHGEDFSRAAEKVIGEILDGYYFVTGWPTDIKPFYVMPDEAEPEKSLAFDLMYKDLEISSGAMRVHKLDLLVERIKNKGLNPNSFERYLAAFEYGMPPHAGWGLGAERFTMCITGAKNIRETVLFPRDRRRLTP; encoded by the coding sequence TTGACATATTCATTAGGAAATTGGAGAAGAACACATTATTCAAAAAACGTAGATTCTGAATTAGAAGGAGAAACAATTACATTAATGGGATGGGTTCATGAAATAAGAGACCTTGGTGGAATTATATTCGTACTTTTAAGAGATAGAGATGGAATCATCCAGATTACTGCTCCAAGTAAAAAAATTAGCCCAGAATTGTTTGAGGAAATCAGAAAATTAAAAAAAGAATCAGTCATAGCATTTAGAGGGAAGGTACAAGAATCTCCCAAGGCTCCGGGTGGAGTAGAGATCATACCTGAAGAGTTAAGAGTTCTTAATGAATCAAAACTACCACTACCACTTGACCCAACAGAAAAAGTCAGAGCAGAAATAGACACCCGTCTGGATTCCAGATTCCTTGATCTTAGAAAACAAGGAGTAAGTGCTGTATTTAAAGTTAAAAGTAGGATGCTCCACTCCGTAAGAGTATTCCTTGAAAAAAATGGTTTTATTGAGGTTAACACCCCTAAACTTGTTGCTTCTGCCACTGAAGGTGGTACCGAACTTTTCCCTATAACCTACTTTGAACGGGAAGCATTCCTGGGTCAAAGCCCCCAACTTTACAAGCAGATTATGATGTCTGCTGGTTTTGATAAAGTTTATGAAATAGCCCCAATTTTTAGAGCAGAAGAACACGACACTCTAAGGCACTTAAATGAAGTAATATCTATAGATATTGAATCTTCCTTTTCTAATGAAAAAGATGTGATGGATACTCTGGAAAACCTTGTGAAAACTGCCCTTAAAGATGTTTTAGATCACTGCAGTAAGGATCTTGAAGTGTTAGGTGTGGACCTCCAGATACCTGAAGGCTCTTTCCAGAGAATAGACTATGACGAAGTGGTAGATCTGGTTAACTCCAAAGGCGTCCAAATGAGGCACGGAGAAGACTTTTCCAGAGCTGCTGAAAAAGTTATTGGAGAAATACTGGATGGATACTATTTCGTTACAGGGTGGCCGACTGACATAAAACCATTCTACGTTATGCCCGACGAAGCTGAACCAGAAAAAAGTTTGGCATTTGATTTAATGTATAAAGACCTGGAAATATCATCTGGGGCCATGCGGGTTCACAAACTGGATCTGCTGGTTGAAAGAATAAAAAATAAGGGCCTTAATCCAAATTCTTTTGAAAGATATCTGGCTGCATTTGAATATGGTATGCCACCACATGCTGGTTGGGGACTAGGTGCTGAAAGATTTACCATGTGCATCACTGGAGCAAAAAACATTAGAGAGACGGTTTTGTTCCCACGTGATCGAAGAAGATTAACCCCATAA
- a CDS encoding 2,3-diphosphoglycerate synthetase: MKAMKRMLCLVDGEHYLPVTKSAIDTLDNIEHIEIVAVVFIGGTEKLREFSEESFAQKLGRPVHFGPHSHKIPYDLIGKAVEKYDVNIVMDLSDEPVVDYSKRFKIASLVLGMGVPYEGPDFKFYPVSEYDVLTKPSIKILGTGKRIGKTAVSAYAARLIHEKKFNPCVVAMGRGGPEDPEIVRGDLIDITPEYLMEQSEKGVHAASDHWEDALMSRILTIGCRRCGGGMVGDVFITNMKQGAKLANEVDADFVIMEGSGAAIPPIKTNKHIVLVGVNQPIINIERFFGPYRINLADLIILTMCEEPMASQKKVKRVEKFIKEQNPEAVVIPTVFRPKPLGDIKNKKILFATTAPDSIKDVLVNHLEENYNCKVVGTTPHLSNRPLLQKDIEKYIDEVDIMLTELKAAAVDVATKDALDAGLGVVYCDNIPIVTEGGPDILPDAIIKLVEDAISDFNSK; this comes from the coding sequence ATGAAAGCAATGAAAAGAATGTTATGTTTAGTAGATGGGGAACATTATTTACCAGTTACAAAATCAGCAATTGATACTCTGGATAATATAGAGCATATAGAAATAGTGGCAGTTGTATTTATCGGAGGAACAGAAAAACTCAGAGAATTTTCTGAAGAATCCTTTGCCCAGAAACTTGGAAGACCAGTTCATTTCGGACCTCATTCTCACAAAATACCTTATGATCTAATTGGAAAAGCAGTTGAAAAATATGATGTTAATATAGTCATGGATTTAAGTGATGAACCAGTGGTTGATTACTCTAAACGGTTTAAAATAGCTTCTCTTGTTCTGGGGATGGGCGTCCCTTATGAGGGTCCTGATTTTAAGTTTTATCCAGTTTCTGAATATGATGTTTTAACCAAACCTTCAATTAAAATACTTGGAACTGGTAAAAGAATTGGAAAAACTGCCGTATCTGCATATGCGGCCCGGTTGATACATGAAAAAAAATTCAATCCTTGTGTTGTGGCCATGGGCCGGGGCGGTCCAGAAGATCCTGAAATAGTTAGGGGAGATTTGATAGATATAACTCCTGAATATTTAATGGAACAATCAGAAAAGGGAGTTCACGCAGCCTCAGACCATTGGGAAGACGCTTTAATGAGCCGTATATTAACTATTGGTTGTAGAAGATGCGGTGGGGGAATGGTTGGAGATGTTTTCATAACTAACATGAAACAGGGAGCCAAATTGGCCAATGAGGTAGACGCTGATTTTGTGATTATGGAAGGAAGTGGAGCAGCTATTCCGCCAATCAAAACCAATAAGCACATTGTTTTAGTAGGAGTTAATCAACCTATAATCAATATCGAACGATTTTTTGGACCATACCGGATAAATCTGGCGGATTTAATAATTTTAACCATGTGTGAAGAACCTATGGCCAGTCAAAAAAAGGTAAAACGTGTGGAAAAATTTATAAAAGAGCAAAATCCTGAAGCAGTGGTAATACCAACAGTGTTTAGGCCAAAACCTTTGGGTGATATAAAAAATAAAAAAATACTCTTTGCCACCACGGCTCCAGATTCCATTAAGGATGTTTTGGTAAATCATTTAGAAGAAAATTACAACTGTAAAGTGGTTGGAACAACTCCTCATCTATCAAATAGACCACTTCTTCAAAAAGACATTGAAAAATACATAGATGAAGTAGACATAATGTTAACTGAACTGAAAGCCGCTGCAGTGGATGTTGCTACCAAAGATGCACTTGATGCAGGCTTGGGTGTTGTTTACTGTGACAATATACCGATAGTAACTGAAGGAGGGCCTGATATTCTTCCTGATGCTATAATAAAACTGGTGGAGGATGCAATATCAGATTTTAATTCTAAATAA
- the hisD gene encoding histidinol dehydrogenase: MEIIRNISHKTKDTIKRSQIDIDEIIATVDTIINDIKENGDKSLKYYTKKFDNVNLDDFKVSKEKIKDSYNNVDEKIVTSLIKAAQNIKKFHKAQIPQEWFMEVDKGIHAGQIIRPLEIVGCYIPGGRAIYPSTILMTIIPAKIAGVEKVICCTPPTLDGNVNDMVLVAADIAGADEIYCVGGAQAIAAMAYGTASIPKVDKIVGPGNIFVTAAKKLVYGTVDIDFPAGPSEVLIIADNSANPDYITYDMLAQSEHDPNAASVLVTTSEDLAIQVNEKISSEIRNMQRKEIIEEALEKYGKIVVAKSMNEAVKFANEYASEHLIIMTEYPEKILEDIKNAGSIFLGKLTPVAAGDYGSGTNHVLPTAGCAKMYSGLSTESFLKKPTVQKLTREGLKNLEDMVVTLAECEGLYAHAESVRIRSSNNNSNK; the protein is encoded by the coding sequence ATGGAAATCATCAGAAACATAAGTCATAAAACTAAAGACACTATTAAAAGGTCACAAATTGATATAGATGAGATCATAGCTACTGTTGATACCATAATCAATGATATAAAAGAAAATGGGGATAAATCATTAAAATATTATACTAAAAAATTTGATAATGTTAATTTGGACGATTTTAAAGTATCAAAAGAGAAGATCAAAGATAGTTACAATAATGTTGATGAAAAAATAGTAACTTCTCTTATAAAAGCAGCCCAAAATATAAAAAAATTCCACAAAGCCCAGATACCCCAGGAATGGTTTATGGAAGTGGATAAAGGAATACATGCAGGACAAATTATTCGACCACTGGAAATTGTGGGATGTTATATACCCGGAGGACGTGCAATCTACCCCTCCACCATATTGATGACTATAATACCTGCAAAAATTGCAGGTGTAGAAAAAGTAATATGCTGTACTCCACCAACACTGGATGGAAATGTTAATGACATGGTTCTGGTTGCAGCAGATATTGCTGGTGCAGATGAGATATACTGTGTTGGGGGAGCTCAAGCTATCGCAGCTATGGCCTATGGGACAGCCAGCATCCCCAAAGTGGATAAAATAGTGGGACCTGGGAATATATTTGTTACGGCTGCTAAAAAACTGGTCTATGGAACTGTAGATATAGATTTTCCTGCAGGACCATCCGAAGTTCTAATAATCGCTGATAATAGTGCTAATCCTGATTATATAACCTATGACATGCTGGCCCAATCAGAACACGACCCTAATGCTGCTTCAGTACTGGTTACTACTTCAGAAGATTTAGCAATACAAGTTAATGAAAAGATTTCCTCAGAAATTCGCAATATGCAGCGAAAAGAAATAATAGAAGAAGCCCTGGAAAAGTATGGGAAGATCGTTGTGGCAAAATCCATGAATGAAGCTGTGAAATTTGCCAATGAATATGCATCTGAACATTTAATCATTATGACCGAATATCCTGAGAAGATTTTAGAGGATATAAAAAATGCAGGATCCATATTTCTTGGAAAATTAACACCAGTTGCTGCTGGAGATTATGGGTCTGGTACAAACCATGTTTTACCAACAGCAGGATGTGCCAAGATGTATTCCGGGCTTTCAACTGAATCTTTCCTAAAAAAGCCTACTGTACAGAAACTGACCAGGGAAGGGTTGAAAAATTTAGAGGATATGGTTGTAACCTTAGCAGAATGTGAAGGTTTATATGCCCATGCAGAATCTGTTAGAATTAGATCCTCAAATAATAATTCAAATAAGTGA